Genomic window (Maylandia zebra isolate NMK-2024a linkage group LG11, Mzebra_GT3a, whole genome shotgun sequence):
TAGAAAAGTGCAGCtacaaatttaaattgttaaattGCTTTTagcatgtacagcactttgtgaactctggttttatgttaaagtgctttataaataaaggtggtatGGTATTGTCCTTGTGTTGCCCACAATCCACATATGTCTCCATGGTAGAGGTTAAATGTCAGAGAAGTGGTTAGTTATTAGCTGGAGAAGACGGACAGATTCTTTGCTATAGTTCAACATAGTCACAATAACAAAGAACAGTACAACAAAACTAGTAGtcagaatttaaaaaagcaaaagataCAACGGTGTGAAGCAGTAATCTACCTGTACAATGATTGGAGGTGCAGCATGGTTTGCAAAGTGTGCCCCTTGAGGAAGTGAACTACTGAAACTCCTGTTAATTGATATTTATACAAAGCCGTTTGTGGAAATGAACTCTTGTCTATGCTCACTCTGGGCTAAAAGGTAGCTAAGACTTGCAGGTTACAAGACAACTGGCATACGCAGTAAAGCACTGACAGccatttatccatccattttctgctgcttgtcCAGATCACGGGGAGCAGCCATAGCAGAGATACTCAGACCCCTTCTCCCCAGCCACTGGCTTCAACTGCTTTGGAATCACCACTGAAACCTTCACAGGCCCAACATAATCTATCCAGCAGCTGACCCAGAAGGCAACTGGGAAGCATCATAGACTGATGTCCAGACCACTTTATCTAGCTTCTTTTAATGCCAAGCAGTAtctgctcttctctgagcccctCTTGAATGCCTTAAGCTTCCCACTGTGTCTCTAAGGCTAAGCTCAGGCTCCCCACCACTTGTAGGCACAATTTTATTCTTTCTGTAATTACCCACAGCTTGTAGCTGTAGGCTATGTAGCCAGCTTTGCCTTTGCACTCAGTTCTCTTGATCACTTCAGTGCAGTGTCTGCATCACTGTAGGAGCTGCACCAATTCTTTGTCAATCTTTGACAACCAGTGACAACAAATACAACCTGAGCACTTAGACAAGAAGATAAGTAGAACGCCAGTGCTGGGTGCTAGGCCAGTCCACAGGTTGTTTGTGTCAACCAGATGACACCTGCATCTTTCTTGgtattatctgtgtgtgtgatgcaTATTTAAGTAGCCAATTCTGGTGGTTAGGGAAGTGTACTGAAATAGGTTAGTTTTCCTCCATATGTTTTTGCTGACCTTGCATAtatcagacatttaaaaaaaaaaatctttcagtgAACAACTCAACAATATTTGTTGGCATATGTGGCATTTTCCTTGTTTCTTGTTTAAACAGCAGCTTGAAATCATCATCTTATTCTGCTtaattctcacacacacacacacacacacacacacacacacacacacaaaatgtcattactttctttctttctttttcttttccctttgcCTCCCTTTTTCTCTTGGGAGACTCCCCCTTTATCCGAGCTGCTCTTGTAGCCTGGCAGCTAACCAGACATACAATTTCTCACATTGATCATCCAACAAACAACAGTCCTTTTTATGTCACAAAACACAAGCCTGCATCAGTCGAAACACTTTCTTAGCCTCCGTCCTTGTTTCTGTTAATTAATGGGAATTAGTATGTGTTCCTGCAGCCAAGCAAGGTTGTCAGCAAGCTGCTGCAGAACAACTGGTTAATCCACTTCTCAAAGGAACCCTGTTGCTAACATTAGAAAATTTATCAGCAATAAGACACTGTTTGGAACCACAGACACTGTGAATACTAGACCCAAATAGGAGATCTTGATTATTTGTCTTTCTGTTCATCTTCTAAGTTATTCGTTCTcctaataatgttttttttttttttgttttttgtttttttatatatataatctCACTCTCTCAGGACAGTGAAACACTGCTGTCTCTGTCCCGCTCCGAGGGGGGTGCTATCTCTCTTTCCCTGGGGCTGAAGACCAAGCGCCTCCCCTCTTCTCCATGTCTCCTGATCCATTTCCATGGTGGAGGCTTTGTGGCACAGACCTCAAAGTCTCATGAGGTGAGAAACTACTGTTCTACTGAAGTTAGCTCAGTTTCagaagtgttttattttgactaGAGATTCATTATGATTACCTCTGTCTTGCATGATAAAGCTGGTTAGATTCAATGGACTGCTTTTCCTTGTATTTAATGGAGGTTTGTATAGGACAGTATTGATGTGTTTGTAAGATTTTATAATAGAACACAGACCAAGAAAACGTGGCACTTACCTGTCAAAGCACTAACAACAATACACCTCTAGCATTAGATGCCAAGTTCAGGTTTTGAGCCTCTATCACCAAAGCTGTCATCCAGCTAATTTCATCCTCTCATCCCTTCAATCATGTTTTCTCAGACTAATTGTAATGAAAACCCAACTAATTAAAGTGTTGATGAGACAGACACTAGTTGACAGCAGAGGAGAAGAGGGGTTACCAGTCTGAGTCTCTTCCCCTGTCAATAGTGTGACATGGATTGAGAATTTAGACtaattatttttataattatCCCCTGAAAACTTAACAGAGACTCTCTGACCTTACTCTGTGGCTTACTTACTGGTAAGGTGCTTGCAGAGCTGACCCTTGTCTGTCATTGCTTTCTGTCATCTAATTCATCCTCACTCCTTTTTGTTCTCATAAAGGAGGAACTTGTATCCTAGATTTAATTTCTGGATCACTGTGCTAGAAAAAAGAAGCACACAGACACTAGCCTTGTATATTATTACTATGTAAAAAACccttaaagtcttttttttttacccttttgATCATAAGTTTAAATTGGTGGCAGTAAAtaaattttaacaggaagactgCATATTAGTGTGGTTTGTTGATTTATAAataggaagattttttttaaaaatatagttTGTACCCCTGTACTTTATCCTGTGCTTGTGTGGTCATTATGTGGCATGAAGCTACTTATAGCTGCTTTAAGACAGGGCTCTGTGAAATTGCAAAGGACATTGGCATCCTTGATCTGCAGCTGCATAGCAACCAAAGGATGAGAGGGAGCAATCAGAGAAGGGATGTGTGGGGCTGTCATGTTGAATTAACAGAGAACTGTACAACCCCGCAGAGAAAGATTACCCAGGGCACTAATGGAAGACTTGTCAGACtatccttctctctcttttttctagGCGctcgtttctttttcttttcttattacaTCCTCCTTCTCAATCTTTTTGATAtcacaaaatcatttttgttcacTTTGTGTCCTTTTTCTACATCTCAGTTTAGTTGTATTTGGACATCACTTTACTTTCTttcccccttttgcctttttggATCCCTCTACCAAGACCCAGAAATGAGGAATACAAAAATGAAAGATTTTATGATGGAGTGGAGATGAGCATTTTTGCCTTCAGTAGCTCATTTAACCTCTTCTGGATCCTGTATCTCCCATCATATGGGTGAGATGAACAGTTCAACCTCAGATGAAGAAGCCTGTGGTGGTCTCAGTGCATAATGATGCTGATATCACAGGAATAAATGTACTTGGAGTCTATGTATTTAGTAACTTGGGCACAAACCCACATTCAGTAAATGTTGAGGTATTTGCAGATTAACTGCTATTTCTGTCTAAGAATCAGTAGGACAGCAGCTCCTCTTAATTCCAGCTTAGAGGATAGATTTGGGACCCTTTAAAATTATGTGTGTGAGAAGAGTTTCCTGAGTCATTTAAATTTATACAGCCTGGTTCCCACCCATTAAAACTCTTGCACACACCTCTTCTCATATTGACTTGTTGTAGACTGCCAGTAATGGCTGTTGTTCTCACTAAGTAGAACGCATATACACCTTGGGAGCAGCTTTACTGATTTGCACAAACTCACATTGCCTTTCCTGCTCAGTGCTCGGACTGCATGCACACACTTATCTGTGTCCTCACACCGAGATTTATCGTGACAGGTAGAGTTTTAAGACATCACAGCTGACTGCTGGAGCTgctacttttctttttgtcatacTACGGTAAATCAATGAGGGATGAGACAGCACATAAACATGTACACACTGTGCTCTTCCTGCCATTGTGAATGGTGATCTGTTGCTTTTACCAACACCTATCACAGCAAACGTATAGGTGTTGGAATTTGATAAAGACAGAAGAGGAAAGGGCGAAAGCTTTGCAAAAGTAATATTGTCAGAACTCATCGTGCCTTTCTCACATTTCAAGGTCACTGCCTAAGCAGAGTAAACACTTAACCTGACTGtaacaatattaaaaaaacGATCAGTATTCTGACAGCAAGTCTGTATCTATGGATTTTCTTTGTATATCCACACCACCTCCttctctttgtcctctctcttcATACTTCACCAAATAGGACATGTGGGCACATTTGTTATTGCAGtgcaaaaagaaggaaaatggaTTTGACTGTGAGGGCAGCGCTCATTCTCACTTTGTCTAGACAGTAAGCCAGAAAGCAGACAGATGACATCAGAAGAAAGCATAATTTTCATAACTTTTTGTCCTTCTTTTCAAATGTTCCACACAGCAGGCTTTTCCTCAATCActtctcttttttatttctctctccctgCCTCTGTGTTTTATTATGGCTGCTGTTGTGTGTCATAAATTTACCAACATAAAAAAAgcattgtttttccttttataaAGTCATGTCTTTGTATCATTATCTTCTGTTTGAAACAGCCCTATCTAAAGAGTTGGTCCCAGGACCTTGGTGTTCCCATACTGTCAGTGGACTACTCTCTGGCCCCTGAGGCACCCTTCCCACGCGCCCTAGAGGAATGTTTCTATGCCTACTGCTGGGCTTTGAGAAACCACCACCTATTAGGTATATGCATCACACAGCATTGTTTATACTTGAGTATGGCTGTGTATCTCTCTtgtatattttctgtttcttctttaaagTCATGGGAATAGTATACAGCAGATTCACAAAGTACTCAAACCCTCTCATATTTTGTTCACTTTATTGTACTaaagatttaatttaaaatggatAAACAAAGCCATGGAGTCAGCTGGGAGCTTTCTGTAGATATATGCAGTAAGACTTGAGGCATAAATCAAAGTGAGGGGTACAAAGCAACTTTTAAATCTGAGTGTTCCCAGGAGTCCGGTGTCCTCAATAACtgtgaaatgaaagaaattaaCTACCAGGAATGTTCCTAGTATTAACTTTGTAGTGACATAGACCTTCAGTGTGATTTGATAGACATATTGGTCTTTGGGCAAAACTCTGAGCCTTATACCTTTCAAACACCAGGCACTGCTCATTACTTGCTAATACTAGCCTATGGTGAGGCATGGTGGTAGCAGCATGGGGTTATGGAGGAACTCTGTGACAGAATAAGCAATAACTTGTCAGAACTGACGAAACGCAGCAATGATTTCAAGCATGGAAAGGCATATTCTGGACCACTCAAGGATCAAAGTATGTCCTAAAGCCCACAGTTAAACCCCGGAGAGTGGAGATACCTCAAGATACAAGTTCATTTTCTTGCAATCCAGTCTGTTGGAGGTTGAGAGGATCCGTAAGGAAGAGTAGATAAACTGCCCAAATCAAGCTTGTATAAGCTGCCAGGGAtcttctacaagctactgattTCATGTCTGAATACGTTAAATGGTTTTAAAGGAGATTTGAGTTTTTGATTTctggttttttaaaaaaaaaaaaaaaaaaaaaaaaaaaaagagagaagagaaaaatctaaacaattttgtgttaaaaataaagctgtctctctctctgtgtgtgtgtgtgtgtgtgtgtgtgtgtatatatattctaCATCTTTGTATGCAGAAGTATCAGTATGTCCCTTAGGCAGATGAAAGAGAAGAAAGTTATTAGAATTACTGAGCAGGCACGTTGAAGGGATAACACCCACCTATTTCAGCGTGAAGGTTTCTGTGGAGTGCTTCTCTAAATCCTCCGCTGCGTTCACCAATTGCTTGTACCTCCTGAGAGGATTCATTTATCACTTTGAAAGTGATCATGCTGTATGCTTCTTGCACTTTACTTGCTGTTCAGTGCTATCACACCAGTTGTGATGCTCAGTATTtcgacagaaaaaaagaagccatcTGGTCGGTTTGGGGTACGCTCGTCCGCTGAAGCACACTGTGTCAAATTAACAGAGATTGCAGTGCAATATGCTACTGCTGTAGTACAAGTCCTCAATATCATGGCTATGAAGTAGATAGGGAAACCCTAGTTACAAGAGCTGCCTATTACCACAATGGTGAACAGAAAAGAGTGTTGCTGTTacactgccttttttttttcttctttcatttcagtaatgtcatagtttttttttggtttttttccctttagaaaaGATGTATAAAAAAAGAAGTTCTTGTCCCCTTCATGTTATCTCATTTTTCAAAGTTTTCCCTGTGAATTACTTTTCTTTCTATCCGTCCTTGTACCAGAAGtctataatttttatttatttttccttacaGGGTGGACTGGAGAGAAGGTGTGTCTGGCTGGTGACAGTGCAGGAGGCAATTTATGTGTGACGACATCGATGCGAGCTGCTGCTTTTGGTGTGCGAATGCCAGATGGCATCGTGGCAGCCTATCCAGCTACCCTGCTGACAGCCTACGCATCCCCTTCCCGTCTGCTAACACTCATGGATCCCCTGCTGCCACTCAGTGTGCTCTCTAGGTGTCTCAGTGCCTACGCAGGTaggtttgtgtgcatgtgtgtatttctgATTTTTACCTGAAGTTGAGATTTAAGTTGAATCCTATTTTTCGTTTCTGTCGAGCACATCTGTCTACTCCTTGTTATACATTACATAAACATATTGGTCAACCACCAGGTGACAGCTTTACTCTACTGGATGTATGATAAATTTTTATTGAAATAAGTTGTCAGGTGGGTAACAAACATTAAAAGATAAAAGGTCAAGTTTTCAGCTCAACACACAAACAactcacacaaaaaaaacctagAGTTACATCACTATATTCAGGAGGCCAACAACGGCAGGGAGAAATGAGTTCTTAAATCTGCATCTTGGCAGATTAAATCTGCAGCTAGAAGGAAGAAACCTGCACTGTTGAGTAGTGatatccgataccaagtaatattcagggtggtatcgacgatactgatccgataccggtactttgtacaaaaacttattttatttattgtatctcaaattatagcataATAATGATTataggacatcagattacttgttcttatcgcTTAATGCAGGGtttatcatatagaaataaaaaactgaagttgtggctatttgaacaccttgcctgcctgcagcactaaaggactccgtgagagacgtctgtctcgccctagcagcacctgtccctgtcctcctcttcagttcgtctcaacatacgctcgtcatattctgtgatatgatttactctgaggtgtttgacaaggttagtgatgttgccacaaccatacatgccaaccctcccgatttttccgggagaatccggaatttcagtgcccctcccgaaaatctcccggCGCCACCATTCTCCCAAATTTCTCTGAATTTTCCAcctggacaacaaaattgaaaaaccatattgcagaattcatagcgcggcccagccaattccagtctCCAACAATGACgacagctacttagttttaatattactcttatttctctttctgggtcgcaaaaaaaacgtttaacatattttcaggtgagaatgtagctgtgtaaacttcaaatatctgagccaaccgacacatcgttttcaaacccccgtGGTCTTgcgctactcgggttaaacatgatatataagtcacttttgataacttaaaaatgttattgtttggctttttcagtgttttatttgttcatgggtaaatcggtttggctgagattaaagttattcgattagattaaattaaatgtaactttattaatccatcgggtgggttcctctggggttttcacacagctgaataaacgtcaaacagaaaacgatTAAAGAGAAGCGTGAAACAGTCGAGAGTTTACGTCAgcgcccggttatattttagatagcaaggagcagacggccgagtttcaCTCCACGgagggagctcgtgacgtactaCCCGGTTTTCTTTAggccgcgaaggccgggtcctcaggtggaagcagcctctgaatttggacacccccgctgtttccagGCCGGTCAATAATAATGGTGacatttaatgtattttatccgataaataaacactgtaaaatgtatttatcaccccccccaccccaacagcccttttgaatatCTCTCTAATTCTGAGTTCTCAAGGTTTgcaagtatggccacaacacctcactcttggagcacttttttgccacatgtatcgcaaactacgtctcagctgtttgtggagatAAAATAAATCCGCACATGACtccaattacgctcagccattgttgtgagtgcgcacgccagcGGTTGCGAGACATTAATACAGCTGTATTTCGCACATAACTATGAAAGgcagaagaggaagtagttcctttgaatgtagacaatccgaatgttatagtttctttccactgtgttcctgttaatgataaactacaaatttaccctaaattactaaaatatcgatattttaatgtgagaatcgattctagaacataattGATTggtacgttgaaaccaagcacaccattgttttttcttgtgacattaccaataagtttgatgtgttacatggccctcttcctattgaaaaaaacaaaagttgtatccaagatggccgacttctaaatggccaccatggtcaccacccatcttgaggagtttgccccctcacatatactaatgtgccacaaacaggactttaatatcaccaaccatccccgtgtgtgtgtgtgtgtgtgtgtgtgtgtgtgtgtgtgtgtgtgtgtgtgtgtgtgtgtgtgtgtgtgtgtgagataaatTTTAGTTTCACAAGGCAGGAGAACTGAGGACAATGAATGACTGCAGGAATTGGCTAACAATTTGTGACAAAGAGATTGGCTATGCTGACTCTCCTTTCAATAACTGAACTAAAACACTCATCATTTTTCTGTTCCTTCCTGCTGTCCACATTGTGTATTGTTGGCTTTGCAAATAATTGTATGGCAGTATTGAACGCACTCTGTCAGCGTTTACTGGACTATTATACCTCTTATTATTGCTTTCCTGTCTTCTCTGTTGTTATTCATTTGTGCTTACTGAAGAATAACAAACACTTTTATCCATTTTGTACATTTACTTCCTTCTCTTATGTCTTCTTCTCCAGGCAGTGGGCCACAGACCGAGAAGCAGGTGGAGAAGGTGAGCACGCTGAGCCTGGTGAGGAGAGACACTGCACTTCTGCTGCGAGATTTCCGACAGGGAGCCTCCAACTGGATCCACTCTCTGATCGATTCTAGCAGAGCTCCAGCCTCCACCAGCACAGCACCAGAGGCACCAACAGAAGCCACAGGTATACAAGTAACTGTTATAGTTGTTAGTTGTCAGGTTGGAACATTAGGTGTGGCTTGAATGTATTTGATAGGCAGTTGCAGTCTGTCCATGTCTTGGTCATCTGCCCAGCTCAGATATGTGTGGGTGTATATCTCCCACATTCTGTGTTTTCATTGAGCCAATTAATATAAGTGTTCCCCAAGTTCATTTACACCTCTCATGAGAGGTCAGTGATATGAGAACTTCTTAGGCAGCATCTAACTAATTATTGCTTTAGCCAAACCATTTGTGTAGTACTCCTGTGTCCATATTCATATCAGTTCTCATCTTTGGGATAGCAAAGCATTGACAGTAATTGTTAATTGTAGCCACCGTAAATCTGGTGGCGAATTGTAATTTTCATGGTGTGCCCCTTACCTTGGTGACACCCCCACAGCTGCAAGCCCAGTCTAATGAGAGTATCATTGGTGGGTGTACATTAGTAAAAGGCCATCGTGGTGCTGAGATGGTTCATTATTAAAGAGATAGGAGATCGGTAGAGCTTTGTGAGACCAGCTACTAACTGCTGTGTTTTGACAGTTCAGGGCGGGCAGATGCTATCATCGTGTGACAGCACTTTTTGAATTTCCTCCACCTACTTCTCATCTCTTCCAGATATAGCTCAATTTGCATTCTAGGCTTTTAACTATTGGCTGTCAACCAGAGGACATATGATAAGTGGAAACAGTAGATGAAGTGAAAGTGATTGTGTGTCACCAGTgttatttttcatgtgtcctTCAACTGTGGTTAGTCCAAATGAACTAAATGCCCTCTTCATTCTTAATATGCTCTGATCTGTCAATCCTGTGTCGTTTCTGAAACTTAATTGTACTATATGtttgtttctcattggcattcTTAATTTCAGTTGTGCATTCATCAACATGGTTCCTTCTGTCCTTGCTTCCTAGATGCAGTGAGGAAGAGCATTTCGGAGGCGAACATCTCTTCTCCTCATACAGACCCACCTGTCCCCACGGATCTTTCGGAGTTCCCCAACAGGAAATTATCAGTGAAGAGCCAGACGTGCCAGAACTTGGGATCCTACAGCAATCCCATTCCCAGCAGTGCACCGCTGCTCTCTGAGCGTGCTGTAGGTCATGCTTGAACAGCTTGCTTTCAGCTGATGCTCTTATGCAGAAGAACCTAACAGTATTAAATGGCCAAGATCTGTTTCTTTAATAACACCTGGCTGTTAGTGGGAATCATTGTGAGAATTAAACCTGTCGTTATTTGACAATGGGTAATTTAATGATGATTGTAGCACCACTTTAGTGAAGTGAAATCCCACTAGCCTCTTGTCTTTGATCAGGAGATCTCTGCTTTCAGCTTGCTTTAAAAGGATTTGGCACGCAGTTGTAGCCTTTTTAAGAGGTCGAACATTTTTGGGGCATTGAAATATTTTGGCCGTTGATCAAACAATGCTGTCTACCCTGTAGTGATGTGCATGTGTCACTTTGATGAACTCATCCGAGATTGTGTCACCCATCCCTCACAAACAGATTTGGCTTTGAAATGCTGACAGGATATCAAAAGGTTTTGGTTGTGCGAGTACTGGCAAGGTGTTGCAGATTATCCTCATATTTTCTCGCAGGCACACTGGATTAGTGGCTGGCGCAAGCAAAATTAGCAAGCAGAGGTGACGTAAGatattaaatatgtttttcctTCTGAAATGGGAATCGCTCAGCCAAGAGTCAGGCACTGAGCCAAGATTTTTCCAAGGACAAAGTGGCGTGTGTGTTTACATAACTGTGGCTCATGGCTCATCGCTAGGCAGTGGTGcaagtttcagtcattatgcaactGTAATGTTTAGTaagtttggggaaacctgcagtcagcttaGATTGAAGAAGTCATTTGGACGAGTGATGAAGCAGTTCTCCCATTGAAAACTGAATCCAGATGGATAGAATAAACTTTATAGGACTTATAAAACCAACTTTtcttgtaaaaatgttttagcctttcttattttttattgatATAAAGATATCCTTTGAACTAACCTAATATTTTCTCATCCTTTATGTAGCCAGAAGATGTCAGTTTCTTCTTTGCCAAAGATGAAGATCCCTCAGTGATCACTGACCTGTCTTCAGTGGCCATACCACCCCCTGCTGGAGAGGAGGGCTCACAGCAGGAGCACCCCAGGGAATTTCCTCTTGGGTTTGAGCCACTGCGCTCAGAGCAACTAGCAGAGATGAAGGTGGAGAGCTCTCCAGTGGTCAAGGATCCTTTCTGCTCACCTCTGCTAGCCCCTGACAGCATGCTGAAAGGGCTGCCACCTGTACACATAGTGGTAAGAGGATGTAAACGGTTAATTACTGAAATTACTGGTTCGCAGGTTACTTGTACAAATCTATTGTTTGCGTTACTCATTGTGTGCTAACAGTAGTCTATATTTTATAGCAAAGTGTTTTCTGTGAGAACGTGTGTGAGATTCAACTTCAAGTATAAGTTGAGCATTATAAAGGTAGACTGGCAAAAGCACATGCTCCCATGGTAGTGGCTATGGAGTTTTCTGTGGAAGCGCAGCCTCCCTCAGTAGATGGAGTTTAACTGTGTGTCACATAACTGTACATATTTACTGTCTAGTCTTCTGAGCACTTTCTGAAGACTTATTGTTCACTTAAAAGTTGAGACTTGGGGGGGCAATGGTGTCATCACTGGCTGGAATTGGAGCTTTTGATTGTATTACACAATCCCTTTCGATGCATTATATACTATACATGGTGCTGCAGAGGCATTAAAGTGTTAACTGACAGCATACCAAAAGATGTACGTGGTTTACAGATATTGAAGTGAAACAGTGTGATGGGAGAGAGAGGGTAGGTTAAAgttatgtttttccttttctcttttcttatatttgttgttgttgggtttttgttttgttttttgtttttttttaattcgcTGGAGTGAGTCAGTGAGAATGTAAAGAAATTGGGGACAAAAGAGACTGAGGATGCTTGGCTTCGTTTTCTTCATCCACTAATTAAGATTCATGACATGTCTGAAGGGAATCCAGATTTGCTTCTCACCATTTCTAACccttcttttcctctctctccccacCCTCAGGCTTGTGCACTAGACCCCATGCTGGACGACTCTGTAATGTTTGCCAAGCGTTTGAGGAACATAAACCAGCCCGTCACTCTCTGTGTGGTGGACGACTTACCCCATGGCTTTCTCAGCCTATCTCAACTCTCAAGGGAGACGAGGGAGGCTGCCAATGTCTGCGTGGAGCGAATTCGCGCCGTCTTCACACAGGACACACCCCCAGAGCCACGGAAGCACCGCAAGTTGGAACGGACCGACG
Coding sequences:
- the lipeb gene encoding hormone-sensitive lipase isoform X1, whose product is MASSKKGSGTSRLEKGVNGRRSSKHKEGPLVMDTKAVFAALYGVCEENAAFFSGGAKGSQGDAARRLVEAMKQIQEHARNLEPVISGFANVYHHFDFDPHIPANGYRSLVKVVRCCLLHIIHKGHYITANRRSIFFRAAHNAGEMEAYCNALCQLRALLYLAQRMLHDNSHGNLFFQDESGLSESFVREYASMHKGCFYGRCLGFQFTPAIRPFLQTIAIGLVAFGENYKRHQSGIVEAGGIAPYGVAASSFFTSGKYAIDPELRGTEFERITQNLDVHFWKTFWNITETEVLSSLASMTSTQVKVNRALSVPPATFDLPLAANHRASVTIAPPSAHIGTAPVQMRLISYDLREGQDSETLLSLSRSEGGAISLSLGLKTKRLPSSPCLLIHFHGGGFVAQTSKSHEPYLKSWSQDLGVPILSVDYSLAPEAPFPRALEECFYAYCWALRNHHLLGWTGEKVCLAGDSAGGNLCVTTSMRAAAFGVRMPDGIVAAYPATLLTAYASPSRLLTLMDPLLPLSVLSRCLSAYAGSGPQTEKQVEKVSTLSLVRRDTALLLRDFRQGASNWIHSLIDSSRAPASTSTAPEAPTEATDAVRKSISEANISSPHTDPPVPTDLSEFPNRKLSVKSQTCQNLGSYSNPIPSSAPLLSERAPEDVSFFFAKDEDPSVITDLSSVAIPPPAGEEGSQQEHPREFPLGFEPLRSEQLAEMKVESSPVVKDPFCSPLLAPDSMLKGLPPVHIVACALDPMLDDSVMFAKRLRNINQPVTLCVVDDLPHGFLSLSQLSRETREAANVCVERIRAVFTQDTPPEPRKHRKLERTDGGVSASSGETSSLFVGPTEGGELAVGRGAKIADGEGAVAVAAQNNTDAGGIGA